In Pongo pygmaeus isolate AG05252 chromosome 13, NHGRI_mPonPyg2-v2.0_pri, whole genome shotgun sequence, one genomic interval encodes:
- the LOC129044205 gene encoding adenylate kinase 4, mitochondrial-like, with translation MASKLLRAVILGPPDSGKGTVCQRIAQNFGLQHLSSGHFLRENIKANTEVGEMAKQYIEKSLLVPDHVITRLMMSELENRCGQHWLLDGFPRTLGQAEALDKICEVDLVISLNIPFETLKDRLSRRWIHPPRGRVYNLDFNPPHVHGIDDVTGEPLVQQEDDKPEAVAARLRQYKDVAKPVIESYKS, from the coding sequence ATGGCTTCCAAACTCCTGCGCGCGGTCATCCTCGGGCCGCCCGACTCGGGCAAGGGCACCGTGTGCCAGAGGATCGCCCAGAACTTTGGCCTCCAGCACCTCTCCAGCGGCCACTTCTTGCGGGAGAACATCAAGGCCAACACCGAAGTTGGTGAGATGGCAAAGCAGTATATAGAGAAAAGTCTTTTGGTTCCAGACCATGTGATCACACGCCTAATGATGTCCGAGTTGGAGAATAGGTGTGGCCAGCACTGGCTCCTTGATGGTTTTCCTAGGACATTAGGACAAGCCGAAGCCCTGGACAAAATCTGTGAAGTGGATCTAGTGATCAGTTTGAATATTCCATTTGAAACACTTAAAGATCGTCTCAGCCGCCGTTGGATTCACCCTCCTCGTGGAAGGGTATATAACCTGGACTTCAATCCACCTCATGTACATGGTATTGATGACGTCACTGGTGAACCATTAGTCCAGCAGGAGGATGATAAACCCGAAGCAGTTGCTGCCAGGCTAAGACAGTACAAAGATGTGGCAAAGCCAGTCATTGAATCATACAAGAGCTGA